Proteins found in one Gopherus flavomarginatus isolate rGopFla2 chromosome 18, rGopFla2.mat.asm, whole genome shotgun sequence genomic segment:
- the LOC127037052 gene encoding nesprin-2-like isoform X2, whose product MQRDSVAQSFSPALLKSQMLSVCRGEPAPDAASCSVCTASVEKRIRTEQACRLHERVLDSLSRFQDWLRAAELWAASPASSQVLFAVAKEELKKFEVLQRQIQEKLHHLESLNRQYRQLVQANGISLQGWLRAAVQESNQRWDNLQKRAAAILKRLKYFVSQREEFEWERETVQVWLTELDLRLTDVEHFSGGSSLEKMMELQEFQEAVRSNAERLDWLLVSGERLIQRSEPQDAEILEEELQELSCYCQEVFWRVSRFRRRLVSMRLVFEDEWLSDRDTDVGSDCFTDVSPEPEGEARGPPPAAWIYQSTPHKALCCRRRHPFGAACGGSLDLEWDPSVDVGGSTSHDEEDSSYCSAVTGVGQWEEPGRRCSCQLGMPASWPAGCGRGTGHEDLNAQLGSQDGPCLSLATRRKVEIVCASSGNAPQWGSRHPQGLALGDEACRQRETVGFDPERIESWLGQTCVEQGKPEAMQPCKRSQAGPGFEDVAVVIEKGPMLQPLAFSDQPRVGPRILVGIKRLLLSAAGLLLLLLFLAGTSLLSHIETPCYTRSFHFMLKYVNGPPPT is encoded by the exons ATGCAGAGGGACAGCGTGGCCCAGAGCTTCAGCCCGGCTCTTCTGAAATCTCAGATGCTTTCCGTGTGCCGAGGAGAGCCGGCGCCCGATGCGGCCAGCTGCAGCGTCTGCACAGCCTCCGTGGAGAAACGGATCAG GACCGAGCAGGCCTGCCGGCTGCATGAGCGGGTCCTGGACTCCCTGTCCCGCTTCCAGGACTGGCTGCGGGCGGCGGAGCTGTGGGCCGCCTCCCCCGCTTCCTCCCAGGTGCTCTTTGCTGTGGCCAAGGAGGAACTCAAAAAGTTCGAG GTGCTGCAAAGGCAGATCCAGGAGAAGTTGCACCATCTGGAGTCCTTAAACAGGCAGTACCGGCAGCTAGTTCAGGCAAATGGCatcagtttgcagggctggctccgGGCCGCGGTCCAGGAGAGCAACCAGCGCTGGGACAACCTCCAGAAACGAGCTGCTGCCATCCTCAAGAGACTGAAG TATTTTGTCAGCCAGCGGGAGGAGTTTGAGTGGGAGCGGGAGACCGTGCAGGTATGGCTGACGGAGCTGGATCTGCGGCTCACCGATGTGGAACATTTCTCTGGGGGCAGCTCGCTCGAGAAAATGATGGAGCTGCAG GAGTTCCAGGAGGCCGTGCGGTCCAACGCGGAGCGGCTCGACTGGCTGCTGGTGTCCGGCGAGCGGCTGATCCAGAGGAGCGAGCCGCAGGATGCCGAGATCCTagaggaggagctgcaggagctgagCTGCTATTGCCAGGAGGTCTTCTGGCGGGTGTCCCGCTTCCGCCGCCGGCTGGTCAGCATGAGGCTG GTCTTTGAGGACGAGTGGCTGTCAGACCGAGACACCGATGTGGGGTCTGACTGCTTCACAGACGTGTCCCCGGAGCCTGAGGGAGAAGCCAGGGGGCCCCCTCCTGCCGCTTGGATCTACCagtccaccccacacaaggctCTCTGCTGCCGGCGCCGCCATCCGTTCGGGGCTGCCTGCGGGGGCAGCCTGGACCTGGAGTGGGACCCCTCGGTGGATGTGGGCGGGTCCACATCTCATGACGAAGAGGATTCATCGTACTGCAGTGCCGTCACGG GTGTGGGCCAGTGGGAGGAGCCGGGCCGGAGGTGCAGCTGCCAGCTGGGCATGCCCGCCAGCTGGCCGGCTGGATGTGGGAGAGGCACCGGCCACGAGGACCTGAAT GCGCAGCTGGGCTCCCAGGACGGGCCTTGTCTCTCCCTGGCAACCAGAAGGAAAGTGGAAATTGTCTGCGCCAGTTCTG GGAATGCCCCTCAGTGGGGCAGCCGGCATCCCCAGGGCCTGGCACTGGGGGATGAGGCCTGCCGCCAGAGAGAGACGGTGGGCTTTGACCCTGAGCGGATTGAGAGCTGGCTGGGCCAGACCTgcgtggagcagggcaagccagaAGCGATGCAG CCCTGCAAGAGGAGTCAGGCTGGTCCCGGCTTTGAGGATGTGGCCGTCGTCATTgagaaggg GCCTATGTTGCAGCCCTTGGCTTTCTCAGATCAACCTCGAGTGGGCCCCAGGATCCTGGTCGGAATAAAgaggctgctgctctctgcagctgggctgctcctgctgctcctcttcctgGCCGGcacctcccttctctcccacatTGAAACGCCCTGCTACACCCGGTCCTTCCATTTCATGCTGAAGTACGTCAACGGGCCACCTCCTACGTAA
- the LOC127037052 gene encoding nesprin-2-like isoform X1 — MQRDSVAQSFSPALLKSQMLSVCRGEPAPDAASCSVCTASVEKRIRTEQACRLHERVLDSLSRFQDWLRAAELWAASPASSQVLFAVAKEELKKFEVLQRQIQEKLHHLESLNRQYRQLVQANGISLQGWLRAAVQESNQRWDNLQKRAAAILKRLKYFVSQREEFEWERETVQVWLTELDLRLTDVEHFSGGSSLEKMMELQEFQEAVRSNAERLDWLLVSGERLIQRSEPQDAEILEEELQELSCYCQEVFWRVSRFRRRLVSMRLVFEDEWLSDRDTDVGSDCFTDVSPEPEGEARGPPPAAWIYQSTPHKALCCRRRHPFGAACGGSLDLEWDPSVDVGGSTSHDEEDSSYCSAVTGVGQWEEPGRRCSCQLGMPASWPAGCGRGTGHEDLNAVPFRGETQAQLGSQDGPCLSLATRRKVEIVCASSGNAPQWGSRHPQGLALGDEACRQRETVGFDPERIESWLGQTCVEQGKPEAMQPCKRSQAGPGFEDVAVVIEKGPMLQPLAFSDQPRVGPRILVGIKRLLLSAAGLLLLLLFLAGTSLLSHIETPCYTRSFHFMLKYVNGPPPT, encoded by the exons ATGCAGAGGGACAGCGTGGCCCAGAGCTTCAGCCCGGCTCTTCTGAAATCTCAGATGCTTTCCGTGTGCCGAGGAGAGCCGGCGCCCGATGCGGCCAGCTGCAGCGTCTGCACAGCCTCCGTGGAGAAACGGATCAG GACCGAGCAGGCCTGCCGGCTGCATGAGCGGGTCCTGGACTCCCTGTCCCGCTTCCAGGACTGGCTGCGGGCGGCGGAGCTGTGGGCCGCCTCCCCCGCTTCCTCCCAGGTGCTCTTTGCTGTGGCCAAGGAGGAACTCAAAAAGTTCGAG GTGCTGCAAAGGCAGATCCAGGAGAAGTTGCACCATCTGGAGTCCTTAAACAGGCAGTACCGGCAGCTAGTTCAGGCAAATGGCatcagtttgcagggctggctccgGGCCGCGGTCCAGGAGAGCAACCAGCGCTGGGACAACCTCCAGAAACGAGCTGCTGCCATCCTCAAGAGACTGAAG TATTTTGTCAGCCAGCGGGAGGAGTTTGAGTGGGAGCGGGAGACCGTGCAGGTATGGCTGACGGAGCTGGATCTGCGGCTCACCGATGTGGAACATTTCTCTGGGGGCAGCTCGCTCGAGAAAATGATGGAGCTGCAG GAGTTCCAGGAGGCCGTGCGGTCCAACGCGGAGCGGCTCGACTGGCTGCTGGTGTCCGGCGAGCGGCTGATCCAGAGGAGCGAGCCGCAGGATGCCGAGATCCTagaggaggagctgcaggagctgagCTGCTATTGCCAGGAGGTCTTCTGGCGGGTGTCCCGCTTCCGCCGCCGGCTGGTCAGCATGAGGCTG GTCTTTGAGGACGAGTGGCTGTCAGACCGAGACACCGATGTGGGGTCTGACTGCTTCACAGACGTGTCCCCGGAGCCTGAGGGAGAAGCCAGGGGGCCCCCTCCTGCCGCTTGGATCTACCagtccaccccacacaaggctCTCTGCTGCCGGCGCCGCCATCCGTTCGGGGCTGCCTGCGGGGGCAGCCTGGACCTGGAGTGGGACCCCTCGGTGGATGTGGGCGGGTCCACATCTCATGACGAAGAGGATTCATCGTACTGCAGTGCCGTCACGG GTGTGGGCCAGTGGGAGGAGCCGGGCCGGAGGTGCAGCTGCCAGCTGGGCATGCCCGCCAGCTGGCCGGCTGGATGTGGGAGAGGCACCGGCCACGAGGACCTGAAT GCCGTTCCCTTTCGGGGGGAAACGCAGGCGCAGCTGGGCTCCCAGGACGGGCCTTGTCTCTCCCTGGCAACCAGAAGGAAAGTGGAAATTGTCTGCGCCAGTTCTG GGAATGCCCCTCAGTGGGGCAGCCGGCATCCCCAGGGCCTGGCACTGGGGGATGAGGCCTGCCGCCAGAGAGAGACGGTGGGCTTTGACCCTGAGCGGATTGAGAGCTGGCTGGGCCAGACCTgcgtggagcagggcaagccagaAGCGATGCAG CCCTGCAAGAGGAGTCAGGCTGGTCCCGGCTTTGAGGATGTGGCCGTCGTCATTgagaaggg GCCTATGTTGCAGCCCTTGGCTTTCTCAGATCAACCTCGAGTGGGCCCCAGGATCCTGGTCGGAATAAAgaggctgctgctctctgcagctgggctgctcctgctgctcctcttcctgGCCGGcacctcccttctctcccacatTGAAACGCCCTGCTACACCCGGTCCTTCCATTTCATGCTGAAGTACGTCAACGGGCCACCTCCTACGTAA